A section of the Balearica regulorum gibbericeps isolate bBalReg1 chromosome 6, bBalReg1.pri, whole genome shotgun sequence genome encodes:
- the COL18A1 gene encoding collagen alpha-1(XVIII) chain isoform X2 — protein sequence MRPGCPPRRLLLGLFVLLVPAASQEPENLSTEVSLLELIGDPPPEEILKIYGPDNNPGYVFGPNANTGQVARYHLPSPFYRDFSLLFHIQPTTPRAGVLFAITDSSQSVIYVGVKLTELRAGKQKIIFYYTEPGSPYSYVAAAFTVPTLLNQWTRFAISVEEDEVILYLDCEEHERVRFERSPDEMELEDGSGLFVAQAGGADPDKYQGVIADLRLQGDPRAAERQCEEEEDDAEEVSGDFGSGAEGGHQPSGKVGGVPGLVDAVPVTSPPVAVGGGPSSGGVSMQQAERTRAEETLRVSTGGTGPKGEKGEKGERGLKGDSGTGGIVGIGSVKGEKGEKGELGVKGSAGFGYPGSKGQKGEPGDPGPPGTLSRHTDGSVVEQVTGPPGPPGKDGAPGRDGEPVSRARSLSQGDMGPQGFPGTPGEPGLKGEKGDPGVGPRGPPGPPGPPGPPGPSSKHDKLTFIDMEGSGFGGDLESLRGPRGPPGPPGPPGVPGLPGEPGRFGMNRTDLPGPPGLPGRDGTPGPLGPAGPQGPPGRDGAAGQPGPKGERGDVGDLGLPGAPGPKGSKGETGPAGPPGEMGLAGLPGPIGPRGQPGPPGPPGPPGPGYEVGFGDMEGSGLPFAASSPGPPGPEGPQGVPGLPGVKGEGGSPGQPGLPGPKGDTGVPGVDGRPGLEGFPGPQGPKGDRGSPGEKGERGQDGVGLPGPPGPPGPPGQVIAVSSEDKSLAALPGPEGRQGHAGFPGPVGPKGDRGSSGPPGAPGLKGEKGEPGVIISPDGTVVTAKVKGEKGEPGLRGPMGPSGPQGRAGMKGEIGFPGRPGRPGMNGLKGEKGDPADSSSVLGLRGPPGPPGPPGPPGPPGSIVYDSSNAFSDSGHPALPAFPGFHQFPGQKGEKGDAGAPGPPGHFPYDLSHFGASLRGDKGEAGPKGEKGEPGSTPLYGPSVSGLLGPPGPQGYPGLPGPKGDSIAGPPGPPGPQGPPGIGYEGRQGPPGPPGPPGPPSFPGPHRQAISIPGPPGPPGPPGPPGTSGMSLGLRALPTYQAMLSAAHELSEGGLVFLTDRQELYVRLRGGFRRVLLEEHTLIPSSALDNEVYDKPPSVHYAGPQPPLQPRGSLHPLRNHSPPPTARPWRGDEVVANQHLLPEQPLLHHQHELLNGYYIHRRPDPAPVAAHVHQDFQPALHLVALNTPLSGGMRGIRGADFQCFQQARQVGLAGTFRAFLSSRLQDLYSIVRRADRAAVPIVNLRDEVLFSNWEALFTGSGAPLRAGAHILSFDGRDVLRDAGWPQKSVWHGSDAKGRRLPESYCETWRTEERTATGQASSLASGKLLEQVASSCQHTFVVLCIENSFMTAAKK from the exons AGAACCTGAGCACCGAGGTCAGCCTCCTGGAGCTGATCGGAGACCCCCCGCCAGAGGAGATCCTCAAAATTTACGGCCCCGACAACAACCCCGGCTATGTCTTCGGCCCCAATGCCAACACGGGCCAGGTGGCCCGGTACCACTTGCCAAGTCCTTTCTACCGGgacttttccctcctcttccacatCCAGCCCACCACGCCCCGGGCTGGCGTGCTCTTTGCCATCACGGACTCCTCGCAGAGCGTCATCTACGTGGGCGTCAAGCTCACAGAGCTGCGGGCAGGCAAGCAGAAGATCATCTTCTACTACACGGAGCCAGGCTCACCATACTCATACGTGGCGGCCGCCTTCACCGTGCCCACCTTGCTCAACCAGTGGACGCGCTTTGCCATCAGTGTGGAGGAGGACGAAGTCATCCTCTACCTGGACTGTGAGGAGCACGAACGGGTCCGCTTTGAGCGCTCCCCAGATGAGATGGAGCTGGAAGATGGCTCCGGGCTCTTTGTTGCTCAGGCTGGAGGAGCTGACCCAGACAAATACCAG GGGGTGATTGCCGACTTGAGGCTGCAAGGGGACCCGCGAGCGGCCGAGCGCCAGtgcgaggaagaggaggacgaTGCTGAGGAG GTCTCCGGCGATTTCGGCAGCGGGGCAGAAGGTGGACACCAGCCCTCGGGGAAAGTCGGG GGTGTCCCGGGGCTGGTGGATGCCGTCCCCGTCACCTCCCCCCCAGTGGCAGTGGGCGGCGGGCCGAGCAGCGGCGGGGTCTCCATGCAGCAAGCCGAGAGGACCAGAGCAGAGGAGACGCTGCGGGTCTCCACGGGAG GCACCGGCCCCAAGGGTGAAAAGGGGGAGAAGGGCGAACGTGGCCTGAAAGGGGACTCGGGGACCGGTGGCATCGTGGGGATAGGCAGCGTCAAGGGCGAAAAG GGGGAGAAAGGAGAACTGGGCGTTAAG GGCAGCGCTGGATTTGGTTACCCCGGCTCCAAGGGCCAGAAAGGGGAACCGGGTGACCCCGGCCCCCCTGGGACCCTCTCGCGACACACCGATGGCTCGGTGGTGGAGCAGGTCACCGGTcccccggggccgccggggAAGGACGGAGCCCCTGGCAGGGACGGCGAGCCCGTGAGTCGAGCC CGCTCCCTTTCGCAGGGCGATATGGGACCCCAGGGGTTCCCCGGGACGCCGGGGGAGCCTGGGCTGAAGGGGGAGAAG GGTGACCCAGGTGTGGGGCCGAGGGGACCCCCTGGACCACCCGGTCCCCCGGGACCGCCAGGACCCTCATCCAAGCATGACAAGCTG ACCTTCATCGACATGGAGGGCTCCGGCTTTGGCGGCGACCTGGAGAGCCTGCGG GGGCCACGGGGGCCACCTGGTCCTCCAGGGCCACCCGGCGTGCCCGGCTTGCCAGGGGAGCCGGGACGGTTTGGGATGAACCGCACAGACCTGCCGGGACCACCAGGGCTGCCAGGCAGGGACGGGACCCCTGGGCCCCTGGGGCCAGCG GGTCCTCAGGGTCCTCCTGGAAGAGACGGTGCAGCTGGGCAGCCGGGGCCCAAAGGAGAGCGG ggtGATGTGGGCGACCTCGGCCTCCCCGGTGCACCGGGACCCAAG GGCAGCAAGGGAGAAACGGGACCAGCAGGACCGCCGGGAGAAATGGGGTTAGCTGGCCTTCCCGGACCCATCGGACCCCGAGGGCAGCCaggcccccccggccccccgggaCCACCGGGGCCGGGCTACGAGGTTGGATTT GGCGACATGGAGGGCTCGGGGCTGCCGTTCGCTGCCAGCTCCCCCGGACCACCCGGACCCGAAGGACCACAG GGGGTGCCGGGACTGCCGGGGGTGAAG GGGGAGggcggcagccccgggcagcCCGGCTTGCCGGGACCGAAG GGAGATACTGGCGTGCCTGGTGTGGATGGCCGCCCCGGCCTGGAGGGCTTCCCCGGACCGCAG GGACCCAAAGGCGACAGAGGCAGCCCCGGTGAGAAG GGTGAGCGAGGCCAAGACGGCGTAGGGCTGCCCGGCCCCCCTGGTCCACCTGGGCCCCCTGGACAGGTCATCGCTGTCTCGAGTGAAGAT AAGTCTTTGGCGGCTTTGCCCGGTCCAGAG GGCAGACAGGGTCACGCCGGCTTCCCG GGTCCGGTGGGACCGAAAGGAGACCGGGGGTCGTCTGGTCCCCCGGGTGCCCCGGGGTTGAAG ggggagaagggggagccCGGGGTCATCATCAGCCCCGATGGGACTGTGGTCACTGCAAAggtgaaaggagaaaag GgggagccggggctgcggggaccGATGGGACCCTCG GGTCCCCAGGGACGAGCAGGGATGAAGGGAGAGATCGGCTTTCCAGGCAGACCC GGACGTCCCGGCATGAACGGGCTGAAGGGCGAGAAGGGTGACCCTGCGGACAGCAGCAGTGTGCTGGGCCTGCGG GGtcccccgggacccccaggCCCCCCTGGGCCCCCTGGGCCGCCGGGCAGCATAGTTTACGACAGCAGCAAT GCCTTCAGCGACTCCGGCCATCCCGCACTGCCAGCCTTCCCTG GTTTCCACCAGTTCCCAGGacaaaagggagagaaaggtgATGCCGGAGCCCCGGGACCCCCAG GCCACTTCCCCTACGACCTGAGTCACTTTGGTGCCAGCCTGCGG GGTGACAAGGGGGAGGCAGGTCCCAAGGGCGAGAAGGGTGAGCCAGGCAGCACCCCGCTCTACGGTCCCAGTGTCTCCGGGCTGCTGGGGCCTCCAGGGCCCCAGGGCTACCCCGGGCTGCCG GGCCCCAAGGGGGACAGTATCGCTGGGCCGCCGGGGCCTCCCGGACCTCAGGGCCCCCCTGGTATCGGCTATGAGGGGCGGCAAGGCCCCCCTGGGCCTCCCGGGCCCCCTGGTCCACCCTCCTTCCCAGGCCCCCACAGACAAG ctATCAGCATCCCTGGCCCCCCCGGACCACCGGGCCCCCCTGGACCACCAGGCACCAGCGGGATGTCCTTGGGG CTGCGTGCCCTGCCGACCTACCAGGCGATGCTGAGCGCCGCGCACGAGCTGTCCGAGGGCGGCCTTGTCTTCCTGACTGACCGACAGGAGCTCTACGTCCGCCTGCGCGGGGGCTTCCGCCGGGTGctg ctggaggagcacACCCTGATCCCCAGCTCGGCTCTG gacAACGAGGTGTACGACAAGCCCCCCAGCGTCCACTACgccggcccccagccccccctccagccccgcgGATCCCTGCACCCTCTCCGCAACCACAGTCCTCCACCCACCGCCCGACCCTGGCGTGGGGACGAGGTGGTGGCCAACCAACACCTCCTGCCCGAGCAGCCCCTGCTCCACCACCAGCACGAGCTCCTCAACGGCTACTACATCCACCGCCGGCCCGATCCGGCCCCCGTGGCCGCCCATGTGCACCAGGACTTCCAACCCGCC CTTCACCTGGTGGCCCTGAACACCCCGCTGAGCGGCGGCATGCGTGGCATCCGGGGCGCTGACTTCCAGTGCTTCCAGCAAGCCCGGCAGGTCGGGCTGGCCGGCACCTTCCGCGCCTTCCTCTCCTCCCGCCTGCAGGACCTCTACAGCATCGTGCGCAGGGCCGACCGCGCCGCCGTGCCCATCGTCAACCTCCGG GATGAAGTGCTCTTCAGTAACTGGGAAGCCCTTTTCACGGGCAGCGGAGCCCCACTGCGAGCCGGCGCCCACATCCTCTCCTTCGACGGCCGGGATGTCCTGCGGGATGCGGGATG gcCGCAGAAGAGCGTCTGGCACGGCTCAGATGCCAAGGGCCGGCGCTTGCCTGAGAGCTACTGCGAGACGTGGCGGACGGAGGAGCGCACGGCCACCGGCCAGGCTTCCTCGCTGGCCTCCGGcaagctgctggagcaggtggcCAGCAGTTGCCAGCACACCTTCGTCGTCCTGTGCATCGAGAACAGCTTCATGACCGCTGCCAAAAAGTGA